From one Pseudoliparis swirei isolate HS2019 ecotype Mariana Trench chromosome 5, NWPU_hadal_v1, whole genome shotgun sequence genomic stretch:
- the nme7 gene encoding nucleoside diphosphate kinase 7 has translation MEDRYAFLAEWYDPTASLLRRYQLFFFPRDGSVEMFDVKNQRIFLRRTRYEDLNQEDLFVGNRVNVFSRQLHLVDYGDQYTANQLGSRKERTLALIKPDMVNRVGDVLERICSSKLLVTNAKMTTLSWKQAADFYVEHQSKPSSNLVQFASSGPVVALELMGDEAVSVWRTLLGPADSSAARKEAPLSVRAQFGTDSLKNVGHGSESLAAAARELEFFFPSTAGHGPANTAVYGDCTCCIIKPHALAEGLSGKILNSISEAGFHISALQMVRQSLQSPPETPRVYRGFLSQMMVRELSSGPCMVLEVQGAVQSFRRFCGPADPEVARHLRPASLRALYGDDRVKNGVHCTDLPEDGLLEVQYFFRILDG, from the exons ATG GAGGACCGCTACGCCTTCCTAGCCGAGTGGTACGACCCGACCGCCTCCCTCCTGCGGCGCTACCAGCTGTTCTTCTTCCCCAGAGACGGCTCGGTGGAGATG TTTGACGTTAAGAACCAGAGGATCTTCCTGAGGAGGACTCGGTAcgaagacctgaaccaggaggaCTTGTTCGTGGGGAACCGAGTCAACGTGTTCTCAAGACAGCTCCACCTGGTGGACTACGGAGACCAGTACACCGCCAACCAGCTGGGCAGCCGGAAGGAGCG AACTCTGGCGCTGATCAAACCCGACATGGTGAACAGAGTGGGCGACGTGCTGGAGAGGATCTGCTCCTCCAAGCTGCTGGTCACCAACGCCAAGATGACCACGCTGTCCTG GAAGCAGGCGGCCGACTTCTACGTGGAGCATCAGTCCAAACCATCAAG CAACCTGGTGCAGTTTGCGTCCTCGGGCCCCGTGGTGGCCCTGGAGCTGATGGGGGACGAGGCCGTGTCGGTCTGGAGGACGCTCCTGGGCCCGGCCGACTCCTCGGCGGCGAGGAAGGAGGCGCCGCTGAGCGTCCGCGCCCAGTTCGGAACCGACAGCCTGAAGAACGTGGGCCACGGCTCGGAGTCGCTGGCCGCGGCCGCCAGA GAGCTGGAGTTCTTCTTCCCGTCCACCGCCGGCCACGGCCCGGCCAACACGGCCGTGTACGGAGACTGCACCTGCTGCATCATCAAGCCCCACGCCCTGGCAGAAG GTCTGAGCGGCAAGATCCTGAACTCCATCTCAGAGGCCGGCTTCCACATCTCAGCGCTCCAGATGGTGAGACAGAGTCTACAGAGccccccagagacccccagagtctacagag GGTTCCTCTCTCAGATGATGGTGAGGGAGCTGAGCTCGGGGCCCTGCATGGTGCTGGAGGTCCAGGGAGCCGTTCAGTCCTTCAGGAGGTTCTGTGGCCCGGCCGACCCG gaagtggccCGTCACCTGCGGCCGGCGTCTCTGCGGGCGCTGTACGGTGACGACCGGGTGAAGAACGGCGTGCACTGCACCGACCTGCCGGAGGACGGCCTGCTGGAG GTCCAGTACTTCTTCAGGATTCTGGATGGATGA
- the atp1b1a gene encoding sodium/potassium-transporting ATPase subunit beta-1a, protein MSANKASDGGWKTFVWNSEKKEFLGRTGSSWFKIFLFYVIFYGCLAGIFIGTIQALLLTLSNYKPTYQDRVAPPGLSHTPRSLKSEISFSLSDPSSYKKYTDSVDSFLAQYDEPRQADQMKFEDCGDSPMSYTDRGSLDSDQGQRKACRFPRSLLAGCSGEGDAHYGFKDGKPCIIVKLNRIVNFRPKAPTDNQTLPEALQSSAQPNLIPIFCKNKRDEDADKIGGIKYFGLGAGFPLQYYPYYGKLLQPQYLQPLLAIQFTNLSRDAELRIECKVYGDNIGYSDKDRYQGRFDVKFTIAS, encoded by the exons ATGTCGGCCAACAAGGCGAGCGACGGCGGCTGGAAGACGTTCGTGTGGAACTCGGAGAAGAAAGAGTTCCTGGGGCGAACCGGCAGCAGTTGGT TTAAGATCTTCCTGTTCTACGTGATCTTCTACGGCTGCCTGGCGGGGATCTTCATCGGGACCATCCAGGCTCTGCTGCTCACGCTCAGCAACTACAAGCCCACCTACCAGGACCGGGTGGCCCCCCCAg GCCTGTCTCACACCCCTCGCTCCCTGAAGTCAGAGATCTCCTTCAGCCTGTCTGACCCCTCCTCCTACAAGAAGTACACGGACTCTGTGGACAGCTTCCTGGCTCAGTACGACGAGCCGAGGCAGGCGGACCAGATGAAGTTTGAGGACTGTGGAG ACTCCCCCATGTCCTACACGGACCGCGGCAGCCTGGACAGCGACCAGGGCCAGAGGAAGGCGTGCCGCTTCCCCCGCTCGCTGCTCGCCGGCTGCTCCGGGGAGGGCGACGCCCACTACGGCTTCAAGGACGGGAAGCCGTGCATCATCGTCAAGCTCAACCGCATCGTCAACTTCAGGCCCAAG GCTCCCACTGACAACCAGACGCTCCCTGAGGCCCTGCAGAGCAGCGCCCAGCCCAACCTCATCCCCATCTTCTGCAAGAACAAG AGAGACGAGGACGCGGACAAGATCGGGGGGATCAAGTACTTCGGCCTGGGCGCCGGCTTCCCCCTGCAGTACTACCCGTACTACGGCAAGCTGCTGCAGCCGCAGTACCTGCAGCCGCTGCTCGCCATCCAGTTCACCAACCTGAGCCGCGACGCAGAGCTGCGCATCGAGTGCAAGGTGTACGGCGACAACATCGGCTACAGCGACAAGGACCGCTACCAGGGCCGCTTCGACGTCAAGTTCACCATCGCctcgtga